From Bacteroidota bacterium, one genomic window encodes:
- a CDS encoding PKD domain-containing protein → MNRTQLHSLAVIFSFMMCMLFCSPEAKASHAMGADITYEYVGPNQYLVTFSFYRDCSGIPAPTFIDLGINSSCAYPAQTINLNPLPSSPTQISPVCPTELSTCNGGSYTGIEEWIYQGLVTLPGPCADWSFSHGESARNAAITTITGAGSDILYVYTQLNNTNGLTNNSPIFSNRPVPFACVGQRFCFNHGAFDLDGDSIAYQLITPLTAQNTTVTYLPGYSNTQPILSSPAVQFNTSTGDICMTPTQTDVTVFAVLVNEYRNGVLIGQVERDIQLTVNNCNNYLPFLTGINGAPSFSRTICAGQPFSFYVASIDTNRADTTSITWDQSIAGATFTVTGSKRDSAFFSWTPASSDISPSAHCFTATVSDDRCPYQGIQIFSYCFTVIGVAPDAGVDQTISCNTTTTLNGTATGGSGNYTYTWLPSNTVGQQLTNVGVGTYYLHVKDNVNNCENTDTVRVLPGAGVPAAAFTFSNNCSGTPIQFTDQSAVGGGAVISQWNWNFGDNATANTQNPTHQYAANGTYTVTLIVNTATGCSDTITQQLTVNTNIPSAAFNSVNVCQGTAMSFTDASSGGPFSAWSWNFGDPASGSNTAATQNPSHSFSAPGTFTVTLDVTNSAGCQNQIQHDVTVYANPTVSVANQQICVGAQATLTAPNGFSSYNWTPGGASQSINVSPATTTTYTITVTDNHSCQGSNTVQVIVDPLPVANAGAAQTVCQGTAVTLTGSGGASYVWNPGNISTQNANVTPASTTTYTLTVTSAGGCTDADQVVITVNPMPTVDAGNGLSVCKGGSVTLAASTGAGNYLWVPGNFNTSSISVTPSLTTTYTVTVSDAIGCSGNDTVTVVVNPIPVASFINSGPVCLGNVINFTDGSAVTTGAISSWNWSFDNGQNSAQQNPSVTYAGSGNFSVQLIVASDAGCKDTTLNVVRVNPLPVANAGNNASICPGFNTTLSGAGGSQYVWNPGNLLSQNITVSPAATTTYTLEVTDANGCRSTDVVDVVVNPVPVAYAGTDQDICIGESTTLFASGGSSYLWTPGNVNSSSMNVNPNAAVTYNVLVTNSFGCQDNDQVIVNVNPLPVASFTSTGAVCQFNNVTFTDHSTAGTGTVTSWAWDFGNNVSSSAQNPVVPYNTPGNYTVSMIVTSAAGCKDTVTQPLNIWAKPVASYSQTDVCFGNPISFTNASSISDATPLAYSWNLGDNTLSSNATPTHQYSSYGSYQASLLVTSVHGCVDSLSRTVNVFALPDAAFSTSAVCEDNAANFTDGSSIPDGNISSWYWTFGDGNTGADPSPNHTYVDAGVYPIHMLITSNHGCQDSTDGVIRVIPKPVVDFQTLNVCFGVTTQMTDLSFPITGNITQYQWAFGDGQATTDQNPEHLYGAPGWYQVSLTATTDSGCSTTLVRPNAVNIYQGPVSTFISDASHASDIYPLVNFVNETTSPGFYYWSFGDGETSTEYSPAHQYPDIGVYDIQLVTVDYNGCVDTTVSRLEIRPSSTIYIPTAFTPNNDTKNDVFHVYSYNIVEMKAAIYDRWGLKIYEWDNVSGGWDGKVDGNPVQSDTYVYRVSTVDVNNKRDVLIGHVSVVR, encoded by the coding sequence ATGAACAGAACACAACTTCACAGCTTAGCCGTCATTTTTTCGTTCATGATGTGTATGCTTTTTTGCAGTCCGGAAGCAAAAGCAAGTCACGCTATGGGTGCGGACATCACTTACGAATATGTTGGTCCGAATCAATACCTGGTGACTTTTTCTTTTTACCGGGATTGTAGTGGTATTCCTGCTCCCACATTTATCGATCTTGGAATAAACAGCTCCTGTGCATACCCTGCTCAAACAATCAATTTGAATCCGCTTCCATCTAGTCCTACACAAATTTCACCTGTATGTCCGACTGAATTGTCGACTTGCAATGGTGGATCGTATACCGGGATTGAGGAATGGATTTACCAGGGTCTGGTTACTTTGCCCGGGCCATGTGCCGACTGGTCATTCAGTCATGGCGAAAGTGCACGTAATGCCGCAATTACCACGATAACCGGAGCAGGAAGTGATATTCTCTATGTTTATACTCAGCTCAACAACACAAACGGACTTACAAACAACTCACCGATCTTTAGTAACCGCCCTGTTCCATTCGCTTGTGTAGGTCAACGTTTTTGTTTTAATCATGGTGCCTTTGACCTGGATGGAGATTCTATCGCATATCAATTGATCACTCCGCTTACAGCTCAGAATACAACTGTAACATATTTGCCGGGATATTCAAATACACAACCGATTCTTTCAAGTCCTGCTGTTCAATTCAATACCTCTACCGGTGATATTTGTATGACACCAACACAAACTGATGTAACAGTTTTCGCGGTGCTCGTGAATGAATACAGAAATGGTGTTTTGATCGGACAGGTAGAACGTGACATTCAATTGACGGTGAATAACTGTAACAATTATCTACCATTCCTTACCGGTATTAATGGAGCACCTTCCTTCTCAAGAACCATTTGTGCCGGACAACCATTTTCATTTTACGTTGCTTCAATTGATACTAATCGTGCAGATACAACATCCATCACCTGGGATCAATCTATAGCAGGAGCAACATTTACCGTAACAGGTTCAAAGAGAGACTCAGCATTCTTTTCATGGACTCCTGCTTCGTCGGATATTAGTCCATCTGCGCATTGCTTTACAGCTACTGTAAGTGATGACAGATGCCCGTACCAGGGCATTCAGATTTTCTCGTATTGTTTCACAGTAATTGGTGTGGCACCGGATGCGGGAGTCGATCAAACCATATCCTGTAATACAACAACGACTTTGAACGGAACAGCAACAGGTGGAAGTGGAAATTACACCTATACATGGTTGCCGAGTAATACTGTTGGCCAGCAACTCACAAATGTCGGTGTTGGTACCTATTATCTGCATGTTAAAGACAATGTAAACAACTGTGAAAATACTGATACAGTAAGAGTTCTTCCGGGTGCAGGAGTTCCTGCGGCTGCCTTCACTTTCTCCAATAATTGCAGTGGAACACCTATACAATTTACAGATCAATCGGCAGTGGGTGGGGGAGCAGTCATTTCCCAGTGGAACTGGAATTTTGGCGACAATGCAACTGCCAATACTCAGAACCCTACGCATCAATATGCAGCGAATGGTACTTACACTGTGACCTTGATTGTGAATACTGCTACAGGTTGCAGCGATACAATCACTCAGCAACTTACAGTCAATACAAACATTCCATCCGCTGCATTCAACTCAGTGAATGTGTGTCAGGGCACTGCTATGAGTTTTACGGATGCTTCTTCCGGTGGTCCATTCTCAGCATGGTCATGGAACTTCGGTGATCCTGCCAGTGGCAGTAACACTGCTGCAACTCAAAACCCATCCCACTCTTTTTCCGCACCGGGTACATTCACTGTTACTCTTGATGTAACAAATTCAGCAGGTTGTCAAAATCAGATTCAGCACGATGTAACAGTCTATGCAAATCCAACTGTTTCTGTTGCCAATCAACAAATTTGTGTTGGAGCACAGGCAACACTGACAGCTCCGAATGGTTTCAGTTCATACAACTGGACACCGGGTGGAGCATCTCAATCAATAAATGTGAGTCCGGCGACAACAACAACTTATACAATTACAGTTACCGATAACCATAGTTGTCAGGGTAGTAATACTGTACAGGTGATTGTAGATCCGCTTCCGGTTGCAAACGCCGGTGCCGCGCAAACTGTTTGTCAGGGTACTGCTGTTACACTCACTGGTTCAGGAGGTGCTTCTTATGTCTGGAATCCAGGCAATATTAGTACACAAAATGCCAATGTAACTCCGGCGTCTACTACCACCTATACGCTTACCGTTACCAGTGCCGGTGGATGTACCGATGCTGATCAGGTTGTCATTACTGTAAATCCAATGCCTACTGTTGATGCCGGCAATGGTTTGAGTGTATGTAAAGGCGGATCAGTAACTCTTGCTGCCAGCACAGGTGCAGGAAATTACCTTTGGGTTCCCGGCAACTTTAATACGTCTTCCATCTCTGTAACTCCATCCCTAACCACTACCTATACTGTCACTGTGAGTGATGCTATCGGATGTTCCGGCAATGATACTGTTACAGTGGTTGTGAATCCGATCCCTGTTGCTTCCTTCATTAATTCAGGTCCTGTTTGTTTGGGTAACGTGATCAATTTTACAGATGGTTCAGCTGTTACAACAGGAGCTATTTCTTCCTGGAACTGGTCGTTTGATAATGGACAGAACTCTGCTCAACAGAATCCTTCCGTGACTTATGCCGGTTCAGGCAATTTCAGTGTTCAATTGATTGTTGCTTCTGATGCCGGTTGCAAGGATACTACCTTAAATGTCGTACGTGTGAATCCATTACCAGTGGCTAATGCAGGTAACAATGCGAGCATTTGTCCCGGATTCAACACCACACTTTCCGGAGCCGGTGGGTCACAATATGTGTGGAACCCCGGTAATTTGCTTTCACAGAACATCACTGTTTCACCTGCTGCAACAACGACCTATACTCTAGAAGTGACTGATGCAAATGGTTGCCGTAGTACGGATGTGGTAGATGTGGTGGTTAATCCTGTTCCGGTTGCCTACGCAGGTACAGATCAGGACATTTGTATCGGTGAATCAACAACCTTGTTTGCATCCGGAGGCTCTTCATATTTGTGGACGCCCGGTAATGTAAATTCATCCAGTATGAATGTGAATCCGAATGCCGCCGTCACCTATAATGTTTTGGTGACGAATTCTTTCGGATGTCAGGATAACGACCAGGTTATAGTAAATGTAAATCCATTGCCTGTAGCTTCGTTCACCAGTACTGGAGCTGTTTGCCAATTCAACAATGTAACATTCACTGATCATTCTACCGCCGGCACAGGTACAGTCACTTCCTGGGCTTGGGATTTTGGTAACAATGTAAGTTCCTCAGCTCAAAATCCTGTTGTTCCATACAATACCCCGGGCAATTATACCGTGAGTATGATTGTTACTTCTGCAGCAGGATGTAAAGATACTGTTACACAACCGCTCAACATTTGGGCTAAACCGGTTGCATCCTATTCACAAACGGATGTTTGCTTCGGAAACCCGATTTCTTTTACAAATGCTTCTTCAATCAGTGATGCGACTCCACTGGCATACAGCTGGAATCTTGGAGACAATACCCTTTCATCAAATGCAACTCCTACACATCAATATTCATCCTATGGCAGCTACCAGGCAAGTTTACTTGTCACCTCTGTGCATGGCTGTGTTGATTCCCTGAGCAGAACGGTAAATGTTTTTGCTCTTCCAGATGCGGCATTCAGTACATCTGCTGTATGTGAAGACAATGCGGCGAATTTCACTGACGGAAGCAGTATTCCGGATGGAAACATCAGTTCATGGTATTGGACCTTTGGTGACGGTAATACCGGCGCTGATCCCTCTCCCAATCACACTTATGTTGATGCCGGAGTTTATCCGATTCACATGTTGATCACTTCTAATCATGGTTGCCAGGATAGTACTGATGGCGTGATAAGGGTAATTCCTAAACCGGTTGTAGATTTCCAGACCTTGAATGTATGCTTTGGCGTTACAACACAAATGACTGATTTATCCTTCCCAATAACCGGTAATATTACACAGTATCAATGGGCATTTGGTGATGGTCAGGCAACAACAGATCAAAACCCTGAGCATCTGTATGGAGCCCCGGGATGGTATCAGGTATCCCTGACGGCTACTACTGATAGCGGTTGCAGCACCACCCTTGTTCGCCCGAATGCGGTGAATATTTATCAGGGTCCTGTTTCTACTTTCATTTCAGATGCATCACATGCAAGCGATATTTATCCGCTTGTTAATTTTGTAAATGAAACAACCAGTCCGGGCTTCTATTACTGGAGTTTCGGAGATGGTGAAACATCAACTGAATATTCTCCTGCCCACCAATATCCTGACATCGGAGTGTACGATATTCAACTGGTTACCGTTGATTATAATGGTTGTGTGGATACTACTGTGAGCAGACTTGAAATCAGACCTAGTTCTACGATTTACATTCCGACTGCCTTTACACCAAATAATGACACCAAAAACGATGTTTTCCATGTTTATTCTTATAATATTGTAGAGATGAAAGCTGCCATTTATGACCGTTGGGGCTTAAAAATCTACGAGTGGGATAATGTTAGCGGAGGATGGGATGGAAAAGTGGATGGTAATCCGGTTCAGTCAGACACCTACGTATACCGTGTTTCTACGGTTGATGTGAACAACAAGCGGGATGTGCTCATAGGCCATGTAAGCGTTGTCCGATAG
- a CDS encoding insulinase family protein has product MKKLLSYCAFLLLLQIAQAQPELKSALPLDPKVRMGTLNNGMKYYIRQNSKPEKRAEFRLAVNAGSTSENDDQQGLAHLVEHMAFNGTKNFKKNELVDYLESVGTKFGAHLNAYTSFDETVYMIQLPTDSESIVNKGLQILEEWSHSLLFDSAEVEKERGVVVEEWRLGQGADERMRRKYWPILFKDSRYAERLPIGKKEIIEKCPQATLRSFYADWYRPDIMAVIAVGDFDLNEMENKIKKQFNDVPSKANPRAVKAYTVPDNKEIQIAIATDKEARFSMVDLFYKQPPQITRTVEDYRRTIAQSLFSGMLNARMSELQRQADPPFMFSYSGYGDLVRNKFAYTSAAGCKEDGILRALQTLVTENERVRRFGFTETELQRQKAEMMSGMTESYNERDKTESRNFAREYVSNFLTQEPMPGIEFEYNIYKTYLEGITLAEVNAFAEKWITDGENCVVLITAPEKETTKMPDDEKIRSVMKGMRQLDLKPYEDKIVNKPLVEGNLPGAKTESIKTIDPFGITEFKLSNGIRVALKPTDFKNDEILFTSYSWGGWSLYPEADFHSAVTCDEIIDQSGIGEFDMTALEKLLSGKIVGGSPYVSELQQGMNGSCAPKDLETLMQLIYKYFTDPREDKDAFQSYIETRKGYLQNKNSDPQSIFRDTVSYVMSGYNFRYKPMTVETLKEISLPRAMEIYKERFKDASGFTFVFVGNFKVDEMKTLCEKYLGSLPSSNKSETWKDLGIRSPKGQFEKTVKKGVEPKSSVSLRFAMPFEYTRQHRSEVNALMKLVNIRLREVLREDKSGVYGVSCNASPKHYPVAGLEVTISFGCAPGNVDMLIKAAEDVLAEVKSKDCDEKNLVKIKETALRERETGLKENQFWLNTISSNYQNNEDLTEINGYTDWVNKLTGADLKTFANKYLQTTNYAKFILNPEK; this is encoded by the coding sequence ATGAAAAAGTTGCTCTCTTACTGTGCATTTCTGCTGCTTCTGCAAATTGCGCAGGCTCAACCTGAATTGAAAAGTGCCCTGCCATTGGATCCAAAGGTGCGTATGGGTACGCTTAACAATGGTATGAAATATTACATCCGTCAGAATTCCAAGCCGGAAAAACGGGCGGAGTTTCGCCTGGCAGTGAATGCCGGTTCAACTTCTGAAAATGACGACCAGCAGGGGCTTGCTCACCTTGTTGAACACATGGCATTTAACGGCACAAAGAATTTTAAGAAAAACGAACTGGTCGATTATCTGGAAAGTGTAGGAACCAAATTTGGCGCCCACCTGAATGCATATACCAGTTTCGATGAAACTGTTTACATGATTCAGCTCCCTACTGATAGTGAATCAATCGTAAATAAAGGATTACAAATCCTCGAAGAATGGTCTCATAGTTTGTTGTTTGATTCAGCCGAAGTAGAGAAGGAACGGGGAGTGGTTGTCGAAGAATGGCGTTTAGGACAGGGAGCTGATGAACGTATGCGTAGAAAATACTGGCCGATTCTCTTCAAAGATTCACGTTATGCAGAACGTCTGCCGATCGGGAAAAAGGAAATCATAGAAAAATGTCCTCAGGCGACTTTGAGAAGTTTTTATGCAGACTGGTACCGTCCGGATATCATGGCTGTTATCGCTGTAGGTGATTTTGATTTGAATGAAATGGAAAATAAAATCAAAAAACAATTCAATGATGTACCTTCCAAAGCTAATCCCAGAGCTGTAAAAGCATATACTGTTCCTGACAATAAGGAAATTCAAATTGCAATTGCTACGGATAAAGAAGCCCGGTTCAGTATGGTAGATTTGTTTTACAAACAACCTCCTCAAATCACAAGAACGGTTGAGGATTACCGCAGAACGATTGCACAAAGTTTATTTTCCGGAATGCTGAATGCAAGGATGTCTGAATTGCAAAGACAGGCGGATCCGCCATTCATGTTTTCCTACAGCGGTTATGGCGACCTGGTAAGAAATAAATTTGCTTATACTTCCGCGGCAGGTTGTAAAGAAGACGGCATTCTCAGAGCACTTCAGACACTGGTAACAGAAAATGAAAGAGTCAGAAGATTTGGGTTCACCGAAACGGAATTGCAACGTCAGAAAGCTGAAATGATGAGTGGCATGACAGAGTCCTACAATGAACGTGATAAAACTGAATCAAGAAATTTTGCACGTGAATATGTAAGCAATTTTCTTACCCAGGAACCTATGCCCGGAATCGAATTTGAATACAACATTTACAAAACGTATCTCGAAGGAATAACCCTTGCGGAAGTAAACGCCTTTGCTGAAAAGTGGATCACGGACGGAGAAAATTGTGTGGTATTAATCACCGCGCCTGAAAAAGAAACAACAAAAATGCCCGATGATGAAAAGATACGATCGGTCATGAAAGGTATGAGACAATTGGATTTGAAACCATACGAAGACAAGATAGTGAATAAGCCATTGGTGGAAGGAAACCTCCCTGGAGCGAAGACTGAATCAATAAAGACAATTGATCCATTTGGAATTACCGAATTCAAGCTCTCAAATGGAATACGGGTTGCACTTAAACCTACAGATTTTAAAAATGATGAAATCCTGTTTACTTCTTACTCATGGGGTGGTTGGTCTCTCTATCCCGAAGCTGATTTTCATTCCGCCGTTACCTGCGATGAAATTATCGATCAGAGTGGAATTGGGGAATTCGATATGACAGCCCTTGAAAAATTACTCAGCGGGAAAATTGTAGGTGGATCACCTTACGTTTCGGAATTGCAACAAGGAATGAACGGTAGTTGTGCTCCAAAAGATCTGGAAACTTTAATGCAATTGATATATAAATACTTTACGGATCCTCGTGAAGATAAAGACGCATTCCAGTCCTATATTGAAACCCGCAAGGGATATTTACAAAATAAAAATTCTGACCCTCAATCGATTTTCAGAGATACTGTTTCTTACGTTATGTCAGGGTACAATTTCAGATACAAACCAATGACGGTAGAGACTCTCAAGGAGATTTCATTGCCACGTGCAATGGAAATTTACAAAGAGCGATTTAAGGACGCATCAGGATTTACTTTTGTATTTGTGGGTAATTTTAAGGTAGATGAAATGAAGACCTTATGTGAAAAATACCTTGGCAGTCTTCCTTCTTCAAACAAATCTGAAACATGGAAGGATCTGGGAATTCGTTCTCCGAAAGGACAGTTTGAAAAAACAGTAAAGAAAGGTGTAGAACCAAAATCATCTGTCAGCCTGCGCTTTGCAATGCCATTTGAATACACACGCCAGCATCGCAGTGAAGTAAATGCACTGATGAAACTGGTCAACATACGTCTGCGTGAAGTCCTCCGAGAAGATAAGAGTGGGGTGTATGGTGTAAGCTGCAATGCTTCTCCGAAACATTACCCGGTAGCAGGTCTGGAAGTAACAATTAGCTTTGGTTGTGCCCCGGGAAATGTGGACATGCTGATTAAAGCCGCGGAGGATGTTCTTGCTGAAGTCAAAAGCAAAGATTGTGATGAAAAGAATCTCGTCAAGATCAAGGAAACAGCTCTTCGGGAGCGCGAAACCGGATTGAAGGAAAATCAATTCTGGCTGAATACAATTTCTTCTAACTATCAGAACAATGAGGATCTGACGGAGATCAATGGTTACACCGATTGGGTGAACAAGCTGACAGGTGCTGATCTGAAAACATTCGCGAATAAATACCTGCAGACAACAAATTATGCAAAGTTTATATTGAATCCTGAAAAGTAA
- a CDS encoding response regulator yields the protein MEKIVNILLVDDDEVDCMNVQRAFKKSNISNPLFIAHNGVEALDRLRGTNGVEKILPVPRIILLDINMPKMNGLEFLKELRADKDLHNISVFVMTTSNDDKDRFEAYNYNVAGYIIKPISFENFVAAVSILNNFWQLCEQP from the coding sequence ATGGAAAAAATCGTGAACATACTGCTGGTTGACGACGATGAAGTGGATTGTATGAATGTCCAGAGGGCGTTCAAAAAAAGTAACATTTCTAATCCACTGTTTATTGCGCATAATGGTGTTGAGGCATTGGATCGCCTTCGTGGAACGAATGGAGTGGAAAAAATTCTGCCCGTTCCCAGGATTATCCTGCTGGACATAAATATGCCAAAAATGAATGGTCTTGAATTCCTAAAGGAACTCAGGGCTGACAAAGACCTCCATAACATTAGTGTTTTTGTAATGACCACTTCAAACGATGACAAAGACCGTTTTGAAGCTTACAACTATAATGTTGCTGGTTATATCATCAAGCCTATCTCCTTTGAAAACTTCGTTGCTGCCGTTTCCATTCTGAATAATTTCTGGCAGCTCTGTGAACAGCCTTAA
- a CDS encoding aminotransferase class I/II-fold pyridoxal phosphate-dependent enzyme, protein MSDLKSKHDMVIEIVNQVASIAAKLGIVHNSTDDEILDGRHITIRGKKMLYFGSCGYLGLEHDPRIKAGAIEAVNKYGTQFSSSRAYVSSSYYQQSEELLKKMFFGKPLLLLQSLTVGHMSNIPILVGNDDAVIMDSQVHDSVQTAVQLLRNRDIHIELIRHNRVDMLESRIKALKDDYRKIWYMADGVYSMQGDYAPVKDLYKLADQYEQLNLYLDDIHGMSWAGPNGTGYVLSQGDYHPRLYLTTGLTKAFGTSGGLLIYPEEASFNLIKNTSKAFIFSIQMPPMVLGATVESAKIHLSDEIYTFQDELRLKMEYFNSTAKKLGLPLINETNSPIGFIGVGKPDVGYNMVKRMMNQGYYFNLSVFPSVSYNNTGLRIPMNRLHTYEDIDNILNEIAKQLPQALEDSKSSMSEIYKHFKLVA, encoded by the coding sequence ATGTCAGATCTTAAGAGTAAGCACGACATGGTAATTGAGATTGTCAACCAGGTTGCCTCAATTGCCGCTAAATTGGGTATTGTCCATAACAGTACTGATGATGAAATTTTAGATGGTCGTCATATTACTATTCGTGGAAAGAAAATGCTCTATTTTGGTTCTTGCGGATATCTTGGTCTGGAACATGATCCAAGAATAAAAGCGGGAGCAATTGAAGCAGTCAATAAATACGGAACTCAATTTTCATCTTCACGTGCATATGTTTCTTCGAGTTATTATCAGCAATCAGAAGAATTGTTGAAAAAAATGTTTTTTGGAAAACCACTTTTGTTGTTGCAATCACTTACAGTCGGACACATGTCGAACATCCCGATTCTGGTAGGCAATGATGATGCGGTTATCATGGATTCGCAGGTTCATGACAGTGTTCAAACAGCGGTTCAATTATTAAGAAACAGGGATATACATATTGAATTAATTCGCCACAACAGAGTCGACATGCTGGAAAGCCGGATCAAGGCTTTGAAAGATGATTATCGCAAAATCTGGTACATGGCCGATGGTGTATATTCTATGCAGGGCGATTATGCTCCGGTTAAAGATCTGTACAAACTGGCTGATCAATACGAACAACTCAATTTGTATCTGGACGATATCCATGGCATGAGCTGGGCAGGTCCGAATGGAACAGGTTATGTTCTCAGTCAGGGGGATTACCATCCGCGTCTGTATCTCACAACAGGACTCACCAAAGCATTTGGTACTTCCGGCGGGCTCCTGATTTATCCTGAGGAAGCAAGTTTTAATCTGATTAAAAATACAAGCAAGGCATTTATCTTTTCAATTCAGATGCCTCCAATGGTTTTGGGTGCGACAGTTGAATCTGCTAAAATTCACCTGAGCGATGAGATTTACACTTTCCAGGATGAGCTTCGATTGAAAATGGAGTATTTCAATAGTACCGCAAAAAAACTAGGATTGCCTTTGATTAATGAGACCAATTCGCCAATCGGGTTCATTGGAGTAGGGAAGCCAGATGTAGGTTACAATATGGTGAAACGCATGATGAACCAGGGTTATTATTTTAATCTGAGCGTTTTTCCAAGTGTATCCTATAATAATACAGGTTTACGCATCCCAATGAATCGCTTGCATACTTACGAGGATATTGACAATATCCTGAATGAAATCGCTAAACAATTGCCTCAGGCACTTGAGGATTCAAAATCGAGTATGTCTGAAATTTATAAGCACTTCAAACTCGTTGCTTAA
- a CDS encoding GHKL domain-containing protein codes for MKNLLRVLFRKDLYESIPYDDLMSRQRFTLFRIYTYTAFIASVSTAIQILTAFEETNILSFILLGLAAVILGTFFAVRSHEKLTTAYIVSLITGFSVVHIQAYNAGGLLNTGTMYICAIIMTAFMLLGTKGGKWFTALGISSVIFLFYASEYTAWTTYDLFKNDIHLIHQDALTTFILALFLVAAQSNYLHSGKNVIIERITDQKNQLEISNQKLQEYTTHLERTNRELDKFASIVSHDLKAPLRAIGNLTGWIEEDAGDTLIPEVRTNFDMIKQRVKRMEDLINAILDYSKADRRTGDDVKVNSKDLIDETVDFIGKPENVRIDIGPGMPEMVTDKTRLSQVFSNLIGNAIRYNDKEQIHINISVHEQPEGWVFSVKDNGPGIEAQYHEKIFIIFQTLNRRDDVESTGVGLAIVKKIIEDQGGKIWVESSPGSGSDFKFMWPRVKKQKDSVLIAATIMV; via the coding sequence ATGAAAAATTTGCTAAGGGTATTGTTCAGAAAAGATTTGTACGAAAGTATCCCGTACGATGACCTGATGTCACGTCAGCGTTTTACATTATTTCGAATCTACACCTACACTGCTTTTATTGCCAGCGTTTCTACAGCGATCCAGATTCTGACTGCCTTCGAGGAAACGAATATCCTTAGTTTTATCCTGTTGGGTCTTGCAGCGGTAATTCTCGGAACCTTCTTCGCGGTCCGAAGCCATGAAAAATTGACAACGGCTTATATTGTATCACTGATAACAGGTTTCTCTGTTGTACACATTCAGGCTTACAATGCCGGTGGATTGTTGAATACCGGTACCATGTACATCTGTGCGATCATCATGACCGCTTTCATGTTGTTGGGTACAAAAGGAGGGAAGTGGTTTACAGCTCTCGGAATCAGCAGCGTGATCTTTTTGTTTTACGCTTCGGAATATACTGCCTGGACAACTTATGATTTGTTCAAGAACGACATTCATCTCATACACCAGGATGCTTTAACAACATTTATTCTCGCCTTGTTTTTGGTTGCGGCACAGAGTAATTACCTCCACAGTGGTAAAAACGTAATCATTGAACGGATTACAGATCAAAAGAATCAATTGGAAATCAGTAACCAGAAACTTCAGGAATATACTACCCACCTGGAACGTACAAACAGGGAATTGGACAAATTCGCATCCATCGTATCACATGATCTCAAAGCACCATTACGTGCAATTGGAAACCTCACAGGCTGGATCGAAGAAGATGCCGGTGATACCCTTATTCCTGAAGTGCGCACCAATTTTGATATGATCAAACAACGTGTGAAAAGAATGGAAGACCTTATCAATGCTATTCTCGATTATTCTAAGGCTGACCGTCGCACGGGTGATGATGTGAAAGTAAATAGCAAGGATCTGATTGACGAGACAGTAGATTTTATTGGGAAACCGGAGAACGTGAGAATTGATATTGGTCCCGGAATGCCCGAAATGGTTACTGACAAAACCCGTTTAAGCCAGGTTTTCTCTAACCTCATCGGAAATGCAATCAGGTATAACGATAAAGAACAAATCCATATTAATATATCAGTACATGAGCAACCGGAAGGTTGGGTCTTTTCTGTAAAGGATAATGGGCCCGGAATTGAAGCTCAATACCACGAAAAGATATTTATCATCTTCCAAACCCTCAACCGACGTGACGATGTAGAGAGTACCGGTGTCGGATTAGCGATAGTTAAAAAAATTATCGAAGACCAGGGTGGTAAGATTTGGGTAGAATCGTCACCGGGTTCAGGTTCTGATTTCAAGTTCATGTGGCCTCGCGTTAAAAAACAGAAGGATTCCGTACTTATTGCCGCTACAATCATGGTGTAA